From Bifidobacterium sp. ESL0790, one genomic window encodes:
- a CDS encoding uracil-DNA glycosylase, with protein MNETHVKPLSKLIEPGWARALTDVEPDVHRMGDFLRSELRAGRRYLPASHNILRAFTIPFDSIKVLIVGQDPYPTPGHPVGLSFCVAPDVRPVPKSLQNIYKEMNTDLGLPIPENGDLTPWCRQGVMLLNRCLTVQVGRPNSHHGKGWEQVTDAAVRALNARTDENGRPKPLVAILWGRNAQSLEPLLTNAFIIKSPHPSPLSASRGFFGSRPFSRTNEALQRMGATPVDWALSGASSPAATTMPMA; from the coding sequence CATGTCAAACCGTTGAGTAAGCTCATCGAGCCGGGCTGGGCCAGGGCGCTGACCGACGTGGAGCCGGACGTGCACCGGATGGGCGATTTTCTGCGCTCTGAGCTGCGCGCGGGGCGGCGCTATCTGCCCGCCAGCCACAATATCCTGCGGGCCTTCACCATCCCCTTCGACTCGATCAAGGTGCTGATCGTCGGGCAGGACCCCTACCCCACCCCGGGTCATCCGGTCGGCCTGAGCTTCTGCGTGGCCCCGGATGTAAGGCCTGTACCCAAAAGTTTACAAAACATCTACAAGGAGATGAACACCGACCTCGGCCTGCCCATCCCCGAGAACGGCGACCTGACGCCATGGTGCAGGCAGGGCGTGATGCTCCTGAACAGATGCCTCACCGTGCAGGTCGGACGGCCCAACAGCCACCACGGCAAAGGTTGGGAGCAAGTGACCGACGCGGCCGTGCGGGCGCTCAACGCGCGAACCGACGAGAACGGCCGGCCCAAGCCGCTGGTCGCCATCCTCTGGGGACGCAACGCGCAGAGCCTCGAGCCGCTGCTCACCAACGCCTTCATCATCAAGTCGCCGCATCCCAGCCCGCTTTCGGCCTCCCGCGGCTTCTTCGGCTCCCGTCCTTTCTCCAGGACCAACGAGGCGCTGCAGCGGATGGGGGCCACCCCCGTGGATTGGGCTCTGAGCGGGGCTTCTTCGCCCGCGGCCACTACAATGCCTATGGCATAG
- a CDS encoding MoxR family ATPase — protein sequence MAIFPPHPQMPQQRTNSVPAPTAGNAAVSASARTKRLADRIRARFAQTLIGQDQLREALITTLVAGGHILIESVPGLAKTTAAQTLATSVSGSFRRVQCTPDLMPSDLVGTQVFDFAKQHFTTQIGPIHANFVLLDEINRSNAKTQSAMLEAMSEGATTIGGQRINLPKPFMVIATENPIEEEGTFTLPEAQMDRFMMKSIMTYPSVDEEQRMLALLATRGTDVADPALMSQDVLSIADVEFMRAEARRVHVSKAIMDYAVDLVSTTRGAGSHPIQGLASRVRLGASPRASIALIRIGQAQALLNGRDYVVPEDVKAFIHEVLRHRILLTFEAQADGVSTDQIIDSIVQTVPVP from the coding sequence ATGGCAATATTTCCACCCCACCCGCAGATGCCGCAGCAGCGGACGAACAGCGTTCCCGCGCCGACGGCAGGCAACGCCGCGGTCAGCGCCAGCGCCAGGACCAAAAGGCTCGCGGACCGCATCAGGGCGCGCTTCGCGCAGACCCTCATCGGCCAGGACCAGCTGCGCGAGGCGCTCATCACCACGCTCGTGGCCGGCGGGCACATCTTGATCGAATCGGTGCCCGGTCTGGCCAAGACCACCGCCGCGCAGACGCTGGCAACCTCGGTCTCGGGCTCGTTCCGCAGGGTGCAGTGCACGCCTGACCTCATGCCCTCCGACCTGGTGGGCACGCAGGTCTTCGACTTCGCCAAGCAGCACTTCACCACCCAGATCGGGCCCATCCACGCCAACTTCGTGCTGCTCGACGAGATCAACCGCTCCAACGCCAAGACGCAGTCGGCCATGCTCGAGGCCATGTCCGAAGGCGCGACGACCATCGGCGGCCAGCGCATCAACCTGCCCAAGCCCTTCATGGTCATCGCCACCGAAAACCCCATCGAGGAGGAGGGCACGTTCACGCTGCCCGAGGCGCAGATGGACCGTTTCATGATGAAGTCGATCATGACCTACCCGAGCGTCGACGAGGAGCAGCGCATGCTCGCGCTCCTGGCCACCCGCGGCACCGACGTGGCCGACCCGGCGCTGATGAGCCAGGACGTGCTCTCGATCGCCGATGTGGAGTTCATGAGGGCCGAGGCGCGCCGCGTGCACGTCTCCAAGGCGATCATGGATTACGCCGTCGATCTGGTCTCCACCACCCGTGGTGCCGGCAGCCATCCGATCCAGGGCCTCGCCTCCCGCGTGCGGCTCGGGGCCAGTCCCCGCGCCTCCATCGCGCTCATCCGCATCGGGCAGGCGCAGGCGCTGCTCAACGGGCGCGACTACGTGGTGCCCGAGGACGTCAAGGCGTTCATCCACGAGGTGCTGCGCCACCGTATACTTCTCACGTTCGAGGCCCAGGCCGACGGGGTGAGCACCGACCAGATCATCGACTCCATCGTCCAGACGGTCCCGGTTCCATGA
- a CDS encoding DUF58 domain-containing protein, giving the protein MSSAAQPDQQADSLRGVQPDPEESAAIRRKIEALTPRLSLPTVRRALGAMEGEHHSRRPNGSDDPMETRPYTPEDEARLIDWKMSARSGRPMVTERERLVTSRIHLFIDTGREMTGVCPSGERALDVAANGLCMFASLSAKRHDQITLTFADSVSITRVPFKGGLAQFERTIDDGLTHTSNVSRNFDALLDYIPTIGDRGSLVVIATDEHALREEHLKKIRKIAMGHPLIMVVVSTLNPFRDYPFGEVTDGDSGRQVPAFMRGGETAEEVDRHRSYMAAQLEQELRRNNATMIRSASSQGMFDEFIHLLSTTLKRAPLTPLAGSVSVGLTGVAA; this is encoded by the coding sequence ATGAGTTCAGCCGCCCAGCCAGACCAACAGGCGGATTCCCTGCGGGGAGTCCAGCCGGATCCCGAGGAGAGCGCCGCGATTCGCAGGAAGATCGAGGCGTTGACCCCCAGGCTGAGCCTACCCACCGTCCGCAGGGCCTTGGGAGCCATGGAGGGCGAGCACCATTCGCGCCGCCCCAACGGCAGCGACGACCCGATGGAGACCCGGCCCTACACCCCGGAGGACGAGGCGAGGCTCATCGATTGGAAGATGAGCGCGCGAAGCGGCCGGCCGATGGTCACCGAACGCGAGCGCCTGGTGACCTCGCGCATCCATCTGTTCATCGACACCGGCCGTGAGATGACCGGCGTGTGCCCCTCCGGCGAGCGGGCGCTGGACGTGGCGGCCAACGGACTGTGCATGTTCGCCTCGCTGAGTGCCAAGCGCCATGACCAGATCACCCTTACTTTCGCCGACAGCGTAAGCATCACGCGCGTGCCGTTCAAGGGCGGGCTGGCGCAGTTCGAGCGCACCATCGACGACGGCCTGACCCATACCTCCAACGTCTCCCGCAACTTCGACGCGCTGCTGGACTACATCCCCACCATCGGCGACCGTGGCTCGCTGGTGGTCATCGCCACCGACGAGCACGCCCTGCGCGAGGAGCACCTGAAGAAGATCCGCAAGATCGCCATGGGCCATCCGCTCATCATGGTGGTCGTCTCCACGTTGAACCCCTTCCGCGACTATCCCTTCGGCGAGGTGACCGACGGGGATTCCGGCAGGCAGGTGCCGGCCTTCATGCGCGGCGGCGAGACGGCCGAGGAGGTGGACCGCCACCGCAGCTATATGGCAGCCCAGCTGGAGCAGGAGCTGCGGCGCAACAACGCCACCATGATCCGCTCGGCCTCGAGCCAGGGCATGTTCGACGAGTTCATCCATCTGCTCTCCACCACGCTCAAGCGCGCGCCGTTGACTCCCCTTGCGGGCAGCGTGTCGGTCGGGCTGACGGGGGTGGCGGCCTGA
- a CDS encoding VWA domain-containing protein — protein MNLEWHWPWVGLVAAVACAVIVVALVEFYGRRRRKQTQLPVFDMDEELNTEQTSARFHQWRLLNRFAVAALAIALVLSLALVARPSTIDEGDERASNRDIVLCLDVSPSMLSYDHQVLETYQHLIDNFKGERIGLSLFNSTSRTLFPLTDDYNLASGQLKKASDILGKVSSQDKIDKMDSRISQDFSDLIEGTQNRKDMTSLIGDGLVSCAAMLPGFTYGEGQKKQGEANRKSIVLATDNVSGKSTYTLGSALDLTSKAGITVDGLYAGPKSEESEQTTIDMQRDITAHGGAYSSVHSGQSVDMLVRNIEKRKSKANEQNRRAAMVDAPGWWALALAMALVAWLALAWRLRR, from the coding sequence ATGAATCTCGAATGGCATTGGCCCTGGGTGGGTCTCGTCGCCGCCGTGGCCTGCGCGGTCATCGTCGTTGCGCTGGTCGAGTTCTACGGACGCCGGCGGCGCAAGCAGACCCAGCTGCCCGTCTTCGACATGGACGAGGAGCTCAACACCGAGCAGACCAGCGCCCGGTTCCATCAATGGCGGCTGCTCAACCGTTTCGCCGTGGCCGCGTTGGCCATCGCGCTGGTGCTTTCGCTGGCGCTGGTGGCCAGGCCTTCGACCATCGACGAGGGCGACGAGCGGGCCAGCAACCGCGACATCGTGCTGTGCCTGGATGTATCCCCCTCGATGCTCTCCTACGACCATCAGGTGCTTGAGACCTACCAGCATCTGATCGACAACTTCAAGGGCGAGCGCATCGGCCTGAGCCTCTTCAACTCCACCTCGCGCACCCTCTTCCCCCTGACCGACGACTACAACCTGGCCTCCGGGCAGCTCAAGAAGGCCAGTGACATCCTCGGCAAGGTCTCCTCGCAAGACAAGATCGACAAGATGGACTCACGCATCTCGCAGGACTTCTCCGACCTGATCGAGGGCACGCAGAACCGCAAGGACATGACCTCGCTGATCGGCGACGGGCTGGTGAGCTGCGCGGCGATGCTGCCCGGCTTCACCTATGGCGAGGGCCAGAAGAAGCAGGGCGAGGCCAACCGGAAGTCCATCGTGCTGGCCACCGATAACGTCTCGGGCAAATCCACCTATACGCTCGGCTCGGCGCTCGACCTCACCAGCAAGGCGGGCATCACCGTCGACGGGCTTTACGCCGGGCCCAAAAGCGAGGAGAGCGAGCAGACCACCATCGACATGCAGCGTGACATCACCGCGCACGGCGGGGCCTACTCCTCGGTGCATTCCGGGCAGTCGGTCGACATGCTCGTGCGCAACATCGAGAAGCGCAAGAGCAAGGCCAACGAGCAGAACCGGCGCGCGGCCATGGTCGACGCCCCCGGCTGGTGGGCCTTGGCGCTGGCTATGGCGCTGGTGGCATGGCTCGCCCTGGCTTGGAGGCTGAGACGATGA
- a CDS encoding vWA domain-containing protein gives MNEWKLAPSLGWPVGIAIAVVMLAFAIAVVVLYVRCRADNSSDETVWACVRRCAMCLIVAVMALAPSTISTTTSRAINATNVVVATDVTGSMAVKDATYGSKDPMTRLDAAKHAVDDLTVAYPNSSFAAVRFGASSTVDVPLTPDVGAIQGWAKALNPEPTSLSAGSSLDAPIDPLLVELKSIRQAHPQDKIVLYIITDGEQTSTKVRRSYSPLRQYLDDAFTLGVGSTNGGNIPNIKAGDSDSPNTIQDGDWVKDPETGQPGVSKMDTKNLANIADEMSGKSILLDASHTMSKKTVAQASKKWRVTQVPKRHERVTAVIWPLAIALALLLAIELGAWISTSRRLL, from the coding sequence ATGAACGAATGGAAACTCGCGCCGTCCCTGGGCTGGCCCGTCGGCATCGCCATCGCCGTGGTGATGCTCGCGTTTGCCATCGCCGTGGTCGTGCTTTATGTGCGCTGTCGCGCCGACAACTCCAGCGACGAGACCGTGTGGGCCTGTGTGCGCCGCTGCGCGATGTGCCTGATCGTGGCCGTGATGGCCCTGGCCCCCAGCACCATCAGCACGACCACCAGCCGGGCGATCAACGCCACCAACGTGGTGGTGGCCACCGACGTGACCGGCTCCATGGCCGTCAAGGATGCCACATATGGCTCCAAGGATCCCATGACCCGCCTCGACGCGGCCAAGCACGCGGTGGACGACCTGACCGTGGCCTACCCGAACTCCAGCTTCGCGGCTGTGCGCTTCGGGGCGAGCTCGACGGTGGATGTGCCGCTGACCCCCGACGTGGGCGCGATCCAGGGCTGGGCCAAAGCGCTCAATCCAGAGCCGACCTCGCTTTCGGCGGGCTCGAGTCTCGACGCGCCGATCGACCCGCTGCTCGTGGAGCTCAAGTCGATTCGTCAGGCGCATCCGCAAGACAAGATCGTGCTCTATATCATCACCGACGGCGAGCAGACCTCCACCAAGGTGCGCCGCTCCTACTCCCCCCTGCGCCAATACCTGGACGACGCCTTCACCCTCGGGGTGGGCTCCACCAACGGCGGCAACATCCCCAACATCAAGGCCGGCGACTCGGACTCGCCCAACACCATCCAGGACGGCGACTGGGTGAAGGACCCGGAGACCGGCCAGCCCGGCGTCTCGAAGATGGACACGAAGAACCTCGCCAACATCGCCGACGAGATGAGCGGCAAGTCGATCCTTCTCGACGCCAGCCATACCATGAGCAAGAAGACCGTGGCGCAGGCCTCCAAGAAGTGGCGGGTGACGCAGGTGCCGAAGCGGCATGAGCGCGTCACGGCCGTCATCTGGCCGCTGGCGATCGCGCTGGCGCTGCTGCTCGCCATCGAGCTGGGCGCGTGGATCTCCACGTCAAGGAGGCTCCTATGA
- a CDS encoding DUF6466 family protein — protein MTVFKGRKTGGGRQGPGAAKPDSKSKGATRRKAVAPLPVRVTIAVVAVLLLAVAGFMGANISAINTYNQATNSLNQAISAYNNPDSDLQGLKTQQEQIDQEFQSASALDPLLLPSVKSSIQANRDVSQKLTQKTTKKLAKQEGKANANGTGRTGHSSNEAPGLSDEQRKQIEETLKANQPASGSQNNNSSSGTKDDSNKAKPW, from the coding sequence ATGACGGTATTCAAAGGCAGGAAAACCGGCGGAGGCCGGCAGGGCCCGGGCGCGGCGAAGCCTGATTCGAAATCGAAGGGCGCGACGCGGCGCAAGGCCGTGGCGCCGTTGCCCGTGCGCGTCACCATCGCCGTGGTGGCGGTGTTGCTGCTGGCCGTGGCCGGGTTCATGGGCGCCAACATCTCGGCGATCAACACTTACAACCAGGCCACCAACTCGCTCAACCAAGCCATCTCGGCCTACAACAACCCTGACAGCGACCTGCAGGGCCTCAAGACCCAGCAGGAGCAGATCGACCAGGAGTTCCAGAGCGCCAGCGCCCTCGACCCGCTGCTGCTCCCCTCGGTCAAATCGTCCATCCAGGCCAACAGGGACGTCTCGCAGAAACTGACACAGAAGACGACCAAGAAGCTGGCCAAGCAGGAGGGCAAGGCCAACGCCAATGGCACGGGGCGCACCGGCCACTCCTCCAACGAGGCACCGGGCCTGAGCGACGAGCAGCGCAAGCAGATCGAGGAGACCCTCAAGGCCAACCAGCCGGCCTCCGGCTCGCAGAACAACAACAGCAGCTCGGGCACCAAGGACGACAGTAACAAGGCCAAGCCCTGGTGA
- a CDS encoding alpha/beta hydrolase: protein MGWKVQAKISGGHQLSVADRAQYERVAKTLTDTAGYLDGTSRAWLDATQQLQRERLGTPTCPTLSSGNPAAAGHGHTTMPFDRLQRRCQSHSEGCTDLRLVIDEMADLLIRAYSLYDDAERKTSRAITEATQLGSRISPKYTAAALTGGIIGGAIGGSITSGKPNAYGALTATEKFQQGLMSGLGSKVAKVNLVDGVRQTDELNKGASKVAKVSGMVKDLVQGNELEVRQVKANTEVVGESHDVAEAMENLRRLAEERLGKIQLNSGLSYGTIAIQKYRRSDGSVAWLVTIPGTDGKGDSPFGWEQNAELMSSDPKQRMKADSARMVVEAMRKAGIKKTDPVVLIGHSQGGIVAGAIAADKGDEFNIQHIVTAGSPIANHPIPSKTWVTSIEMDDELVAALDGADNAPKLNWLTIHGTAEREGENPNAKVMPDGSCIPGKNFGLLNPYAGANVKDTTDDAEITHWLKYHQAAYQNATDLGSPAVRTHEKHFDDILDGDLESTTYWQGRMHH from the coding sequence ATGGGCTGGAAGGTACAGGCGAAGATAAGCGGCGGCCACCAGCTGAGCGTCGCCGACCGGGCGCAATACGAGCGTGTGGCGAAGACGCTGACGGACACGGCGGGCTATCTCGACGGCACCTCGCGGGCCTGGCTCGACGCCACCCAGCAGCTGCAACGCGAACGGTTGGGCACCCCCACCTGCCCAACCCTCTCCAGCGGCAACCCCGCGGCCGCAGGCCACGGGCACACCACCATGCCCTTCGACAGGCTGCAACGGCGCTGCCAAAGCCATTCCGAGGGATGTACCGACCTGCGGCTCGTGATCGACGAGATGGCCGACCTGCTCATCCGCGCCTACAGCCTCTACGACGACGCCGAGCGCAAGACCAGCCGGGCCATCACGGAGGCCACGCAACTGGGCTCGCGGATCAGCCCCAAATACACCGCGGCGGCGCTCACCGGCGGCATCATCGGCGGGGCGATCGGCGGCAGCATCACCTCCGGCAAACCCAATGCCTACGGGGCGCTGACGGCCACCGAGAAGTTCCAGCAGGGGCTGATGAGCGGGCTGGGCTCCAAGGTGGCCAAGGTGAACCTGGTCGACGGCGTCAGGCAGACCGACGAGCTCAACAAAGGCGCCTCCAAGGTGGCCAAGGTCAGCGGCATGGTCAAGGATCTGGTGCAGGGCAACGAGCTCGAGGTCAGGCAGGTCAAGGCCAACACCGAGGTGGTGGGCGAATCGCACGACGTGGCCGAAGCCATGGAGAACCTGAGGCGGCTGGCCGAGGAGCGGCTGGGCAAGATCCAGCTCAACAGCGGGCTGAGCTACGGCACCATCGCGATCCAGAAATACCGGCGCTCCGACGGCAGCGTGGCATGGCTGGTCACCATCCCCGGCACCGACGGCAAAGGCGATTCGCCGTTCGGTTGGGAGCAGAACGCCGAGCTGATGAGCAGTGACCCCAAGCAGCGCATGAAAGCCGACAGCGCCCGCATGGTGGTGGAGGCGATGCGCAAGGCCGGCATCAAGAAGACCGACCCCGTGGTGCTCATCGGCCATTCGCAGGGCGGCATCGTGGCGGGCGCGATCGCCGCCGACAAGGGCGACGAGTTCAACATCCAGCACATCGTCACCGCCGGCTCCCCCATCGCCAACCATCCCATCCCTTCGAAGACCTGGGTGACCAGCATCGAGATGGACGACGAGCTGGTGGCGGCGCTCGACGGCGCCGACAACGCCCCGAAACTCAACTGGCTGACCATCCACGGCACCGCCGAGCGCGAGGGCGAGAACCCGAACGCGAAGGTGATGCCCGACGGCTCGTGCATTCCCGGCAAGAACTTCGGGCTGCTCAATCCCTACGCGGGCGCCAATGTGAAAGACACCACCGACGACGCCGAGATCACCCACTGGCTCAAATACCATCAGGCGGCCTACCAGAACGCCACCGACCTGGGCTCGCCGGCGGTGCGCACCCACGAGAAGCACTTCGACGACATCCTCGACGGCGACCTGGAATCGACCACCTACTGGCAGGGGCGCATGCACCACTAA
- the purB gene encoding adenylosuccinate lyase yields MQLTQISPAIALTSLDGRYHAQTAPLVEYLSEPALNRERITVEVEWLIMLTNGYEGNGNQPLVPGAKPLSQTERDYLRAIPGDFGKDGIARHAAYEAKTHHDVKAVEYYIDDELDRAKSVLGPETELAGLKTLVHFACTSEDVNNLSISRCVKAAIEKVWLPKARELTDFLAGKAEEFRDLPMLALTHGQPATPTTLGKELAVFAHRLNRQLGHIASQEYLGKINGATGTFGAHMVACPDVDWLAVSRKFVTNRMGLTWNPLTTQIESHDWQAELYGAVSHTNRILHNLAVDVWMYISRGVFAQVPVKGATGSSTMPHKVNPIRFENAEANLELSCALLDALSSTLVESRWQRDLTDSTTQRNIGAALGYSLLALDNLLGGLKSIHPNQQAMADELETNWEVLGEPIQTAMRAQELAGREGMERPYEKVKELMRGKSISKADIETFIDSLDFDEATAARLKALTPSTYTGLAARLVDFDKR; encoded by the coding sequence ATGCAGCTGACTCAGATTTCACCGGCAATCGCTCTCACCTCGTTGGACGGACGCTACCATGCGCAGACCGCCCCGCTCGTGGAATATCTGAGCGAGCCCGCGTTGAACCGCGAGCGCATCACCGTCGAGGTGGAGTGGCTGATCATGCTCACCAATGGCTACGAGGGCAACGGCAACCAGCCCCTCGTGCCCGGCGCCAAGCCCCTGAGTCAGACAGAACGCGACTACCTGCGCGCCATCCCCGGCGATTTCGGCAAGGACGGCATCGCTCGTCACGCCGCATACGAGGCCAAGACGCACCACGACGTGAAGGCCGTGGAATACTACATCGACGACGAGCTCGACCGCGCCAAGAGCGTGCTCGGCCCGGAAACGGAGCTGGCCGGGCTCAAGACCCTGGTCCACTTCGCCTGCACCTCGGAGGACGTCAACAACCTCTCGATCAGCCGCTGCGTGAAGGCCGCCATCGAAAAGGTGTGGCTGCCCAAGGCCCGCGAGCTCACCGATTTCCTGGCGGGCAAGGCCGAGGAGTTCCGCGACCTGCCGATGCTGGCGCTCACGCACGGCCAGCCGGCCACGCCCACCACGCTGGGCAAGGAGCTCGCCGTCTTCGCGCACCGCCTCAACCGGCAGCTGGGGCATATCGCCTCACAGGAGTACCTGGGCAAGATCAACGGCGCCACCGGCACCTTCGGCGCGCACATGGTGGCCTGCCCCGACGTGGATTGGCTCGCCGTCTCGCGCAAGTTCGTCACCAACCGCATGGGCCTGACCTGGAACCCGCTGACCACGCAGATCGAAAGCCACGACTGGCAGGCCGAGCTCTACGGCGCGGTGAGCCACACCAACCGCATCCTGCACAACCTCGCGGTGGACGTGTGGATGTACATCTCGCGCGGTGTGTTCGCCCAGGTGCCCGTCAAGGGCGCCACCGGCTCGTCGACGATGCCCCACAAGGTCAATCCGATTCGTTTCGAGAACGCCGAGGCCAACCTGGAGCTCTCCTGCGCTCTGCTCGACGCCCTGTCGTCCACGCTGGTGGAGAGCCGCTGGCAGCGCGACCTCACCGATTCGACCACGCAGCGCAACATCGGCGCGGCGCTTGGCTACTCCCTGCTCGCCCTCGACAACCTGCTGGGCGGCCTCAAGTCGATCCATCCGAACCAGCAGGCGATGGCCGACGAGCTGGAGACCAACTGGGAGGTGCTCGGCGAGCCCATCCAGACGGCGATGCGCGCCCAGGAGCTGGCCGGACGAGAGGGCATGGAACGGCCCTACGAGAAGGTCAAGGAGCTCATGCGCGGCAAGAGCATCAGCAAGGCCGACATCGAGACGTTCATCGACTCGCTGGACTTCGACGAGGCCACGGCGGCGAGGCTCAAGGCCCTCACCCCCTCGACCTACACCGGGCTGGCGGCCCGATTGGTGGATTTTGACAAGCGATGA